One Bosea sp. 685 DNA segment encodes these proteins:
- the cobJ gene encoding precorrin-3B C(17)-methyltransferase, whose protein sequence is MSGSLTIVGLGPGEAHWLTPAAQAALDAASDLVGYGPYLDRIPARAGRTKHGSDNRVEIARAEHALRLAAEGRTVAVVSGGDPGVFAMAAAVFEALEAGDLAWRALTITVEPGITAMLAAAAKAGAPLGGDFCAISLSDNLKPWEVVTVRLAAVLEADFVIALYNPISKARPWQLGAALELAARHRPAETPVIFARAVGRPDENLRVLPLSQAVAAAASADMATLVMIGASSTRLIERPGQAAIVYTPRSVTKSPCATSQGRT, encoded by the coding sequence GTGAGCGGCTCGCTCACCATCGTAGGCTTGGGCCCCGGTGAGGCGCATTGGCTGACGCCCGCGGCGCAGGCGGCGCTCGATGCCGCCAGCGACCTTGTCGGCTACGGCCCCTATCTCGACCGGATTCCGGCGCGCGCAGGGAGGACCAAGCACGGCTCCGACAACCGCGTCGAGATCGCGCGGGCCGAGCATGCCTTGCGGCTGGCGGCTGAAGGCCGGACCGTCGCGGTCGTCTCGGGCGGCGATCCCGGCGTCTTCGCGATGGCAGCAGCCGTGTTCGAGGCGCTCGAGGCGGGCGATCTCGCCTGGCGGGCGCTGACGATCACGGTCGAGCCCGGCATCACGGCGATGCTGGCGGCAGCAGCCAAGGCCGGCGCGCCGCTCGGCGGCGATTTCTGCGCGATCTCGCTCTCCGACAATCTCAAGCCCTGGGAGGTCGTGACTGTGCGGCTCGCAGCCGTGCTGGAGGCCGATTTCGTGATCGCACTCTACAACCCGATCTCGAAGGCGCGGCCCTGGCAGCTCGGCGCCGCGCTCGAATTGGCGGCGCGGCACCGCCCGGCGGAGACGCCGGTGATCTTCGCCCGCGCCGTCGGCCGGCCGGATGAGAATCTGCGCGTGCTGCCGCTATCGCAGGCTGTCGCGGCTGCGGCTTCCGCCGACATGGCAACCCTGGTGATGATCGGCGCGTCCTCGACGCGGTTGATCGAACGGCCGGGCCAGGCCGCGATCGTCTATACGCCGCGTTCGGTGACGAAGAGTCCCTGCGCCACCAGCCAGGGCAGGACCTGA
- a CDS encoding precorrin-2 C(20)-methyltransferase: MRWHKRRNEPVTSEPAKSAAGTTLLFGVGLGPGDPNYMTLRARDIILKADRLVHFCKRGRRGNARVTADAIVPPDAAREIALAFPVTIEAAVGDAGYDEPIAAFYEEAAAQLAAEMEAGRSVAVLCDGDPFFYGSFMHLWRRLAHRFPTEVVPGVTGMAGAWTRAGAPITWGDDIMTVLPGTLPEAELTRRLVDTDAAVIMKLGRNLPKVRRALKTAGLIHRAIYVERATMAEQVVLKLGDKPDDEAPYFSMVLVPGEGRRL, translated from the coding sequence ATGCGCTGGCACAAGAGAAGGAATGAGCCGGTGACATCAGAACCGGCGAAATCTGCTGCTGGAACGACTCTGCTGTTCGGCGTCGGCCTCGGTCCCGGCGACCCCAACTACATGACCCTGCGCGCCCGCGACATCATCCTCAAAGCTGACCGGCTGGTGCATTTCTGCAAGCGCGGCCGGCGCGGCAATGCCCGCGTCACGGCCGACGCCATCGTCCCGCCCGATGCGGCGCGCGAGATCGCGCTCGCCTTCCCGGTGACGATCGAAGCCGCAGTCGGCGACGCCGGCTATGACGAGCCGATCGCGGCCTTCTACGAGGAAGCAGCCGCCCAGCTCGCGGCGGAGATGGAGGCTGGGCGGAGCGTCGCCGTGCTCTGCGACGGCGACCCGTTCTTCTACGGCTCCTTCATGCATCTGTGGCGACGCCTCGCCCATCGCTTCCCGACCGAGGTGGTGCCCGGCGTCACCGGAATGGCCGGGGCCTGGACGCGGGCCGGAGCGCCGATCACCTGGGGCGACGACATCATGACCGTGCTGCCGGGCACGCTCCCGGAAGCGGAACTGACGCGCCGGCTGGTCGACACCGACGCCGCCGTGATCATGAAGCTCGGCCGCAACCTGCCGAAGGTGCGCCGGGCGCTGAAAACGGCGGGGCTGATCCACCGCGCGATCTATGTCGAGCGCGCCACCATGGCCGAACAGGTCGTGCTGAAGCTCGGCGACAAACCCGATGACGAAGCGCCCTATTTCTCGATGGTGCTGGTGCCGGGCGAAGGACGGCGGCTGTGA
- a CDS encoding CbtA family protein translates to MVNRVLTVSLLAGLLAGLVIAALQHVTTTPLILKAETYEAAMRAAAPSFASFGGEARIILAHGPAGDAAGHDHAEWKPQDGLQRTAFTTLVTVATAIGFAALLLSGMIAANETIDDRRALAWAVCGFLAFGLVPAAGLAPELPGSAAAELLPRQIWWVATALVTAGGLFVFLRMEAGWLRALAVLAMLVPHLIGAPHPAAPESKVPAEIAAHFTALSLSIQAALWLATGLAVGMIWPRMTRKALATRRAAKA, encoded by the coding sequence ATGGTCAATCGCGTTCTCACGGTCAGTCTCCTGGCCGGGCTTCTGGCTGGGCTCGTCATCGCCGCGCTCCAGCACGTCACCACCACGCCGCTGATCCTCAAGGCGGAAACCTATGAAGCGGCGATGCGCGCCGCGGCGCCGTCCTTCGCGTCTTTCGGCGGCGAGGCCCGCATCATCCTCGCCCATGGTCCCGCCGGCGATGCCGCCGGCCATGACCATGCCGAATGGAAGCCACAGGACGGCTTGCAGCGCACCGCCTTCACCACGCTGGTCACGGTCGCGACCGCGATCGGCTTCGCGGCACTGCTGCTCAGCGGCATGATCGCGGCGAATGAGACGATCGACGACAGGCGCGCGCTCGCCTGGGCGGTCTGCGGCTTCCTCGCCTTCGGCCTCGTCCCGGCGGCGGGTCTCGCGCCGGAATTGCCCGGCAGCGCGGCGGCCGAACTCTTGCCTCGTCAGATCTGGTGGGTCGCGACGGCGCTGGTCACGGCTGGCGGGCTCTTCGTCTTCCTGCGCATGGAAGCCGGCTGGCTCAGGGCCCTGGCGGTGCTCGCCATGCTCGTGCCGCATCTGATCGGCGCGCCGCATCCGGCCGCGCCGGAGAGCAAGGTTCCAGCCGAGATCGCCGCGCATTTCACCGCGCTGTCGCTCTCGATCCAGGCCGCGCTCTGGCTCGCCACCGGCCTCGCCGTCGGCATGATCTGGCCAAGGATGACACGCAAGGCTTTGGCGACGCGCCGCGCGGCCAAGGCCTGA
- a CDS encoding DUF1636 domain-containing protein, with amino-acid sequence MPEADLTIHVCTVCRRVREDLAEGYDQPGLGLAAALGERLAGKAGITVEAVECLAVCKRPCTVAFAANGKWTYLVGDLDAETHLDDIVGAAESYAASANGIIPWKERPIPFRKGVVARVPPLVPREPGLREQGSTS; translated from the coding sequence ATGCCCGAGGCCGATCTCACCATTCATGTCTGCACCGTCTGCCGGCGCGTGCGCGAGGATCTCGCCGAAGGCTACGACCAGCCGGGGCTCGGCCTCGCCGCCGCGCTCGGCGAGCGGCTTGCCGGCAAGGCCGGAATCACCGTCGAGGCGGTCGAATGCCTCGCCGTCTGCAAGCGCCCTTGCACGGTCGCCTTCGCGGCGAACGGCAAATGGACCTATCTCGTCGGCGATCTCGACGCCGAGACCCATCTCGACGATATCGTCGGCGCGGCGGAGAGCTATGCCGCCAGCGCCAACGGCATCATTCCCTGGAAAGAGCGACCCATCCCCTTCCGCAAGGGCGTGGTCGCGCGCGTGCCGCCACTCGTACCGCGCGAACCAGGCCTGCGCGAACAAGGATCGACATCATGA
- a CDS encoding cobaltochelatase subunit CobN, whose product MHLLPTSEIRLDDGEDAVDLALPPGDVLVLSYADSDLSAIAVAAGTAVGMTAGASGFDVRLASLRRLKHPLSVDLLVAKTAAQSRFVLVRCLGGLDYWRYGVEQLTEACRREGIALAVLPGDDRPDARLAEHSTVPAEFTAELFGYFHAGGGAENMRRLLGRIGDYLGASLPSSDPAAPGHLLPPISGLPEMGNSKCQSRQQPTLMGEKDEAAASPFSPPISGLPEMGNPECQSRQQPTLMGRRCRQADEGRRYASELAPLPLPSLFALGAGATPVPWREALAALPTDAPLVAILVYRSGVSAGDTAMAEAISAALAARGHAPLILALTSLKDPTVTAELAALIALRKPALIATTTAFSAREGGDFVLDAAACPVLQAVPVGSAREAWNASPRGLSAVDLAMQVALPEFDGRLGAIPVAFKADVTDAATGLVIRRLLPDPEGIAALADLAAGWIALAAKPVAERKLALVMSDYPARGGRAGFAVGLDTPASVAAISELLAGAGYDAASRHGEDGPELMAALTTGPADFTVSLPAYRAWLDGIPVTARDALLAAHGEPEPDGDAFRFRTIQAGHLTIALQPPRDATPDRKARYHDPDAPPGHAYLAFYLGLRETLRIDALIHLGTHGTMEWLPGKAVALSPSCWPRLITQGVPVIYPYVVDDPGEAAPAKRRLSAITLGHLPPELAETGAGGEVALLRDLVEEFSQAQVMDPRRAEIVAREIRERAEASGLSESCGVTPAMEMSEALTRLDAQLCDIAELPFRDGLHIFGQAAHDPASSDAERTNLLRALDGRFVPPGPAGSPHRGRPDVLPTGRNLSTLDPRAIPTRAAARLGGLAAQAVIARHLQEHGDHPRRIVMDLWASPTLRSGGEDIAHALALMGVEPLWDHASTRVTGFSIIPQPKLTHPRLDVTIRISGAFRDTFPGQIALLDAAARAIAALDEPDEWNEPAAAQRRGEAGARIFGAAPGRYGAAMADRALDGDWTMRDELAEAYLAASSHAYGGAEGAATADAGFAERIREAQAFIHVSDTAGRDILEASSAADVIGGLAAAAKSLGANPALYSLDSSKPEAPKARTLTEDIARIVHGRLTHPRWIAAQLAHGWRGAAELAEAVDTLFVFAASTDAVADGLFDAVFQAYCADPTIWSALEAANAPAANAIRARLSDAERRGLWTSRRNSVAAFLARADGTVTPAEPSSPLPPGGEGVGMGGAPLGEGLTQSFAPYPSPQGGGVPAPKITTSVHWKAAE is encoded by the coding sequence ATGCACCTCCTCCCGACCAGCGAGATCAGGCTCGACGACGGCGAAGACGCCGTCGACCTCGCCTTGCCGCCGGGAGATGTGCTGGTGCTGTCCTATGCCGACAGCGATCTCTCGGCGATTGCCGTGGCTGCCGGCACGGCTGTCGGCATGACTGCCGGAGCGAGCGGGTTCGATGTCCGGCTCGCCTCGCTCAGGCGGCTCAAGCACCCGCTTTCCGTCGACCTGCTGGTTGCGAAGACGGCGGCACAGAGCCGTTTCGTGCTGGTGCGCTGCCTCGGCGGGCTGGACTATTGGCGCTACGGCGTCGAGCAGCTGACCGAGGCTTGCCGGCGCGAAGGCATCGCGCTTGCCGTACTGCCGGGTGACGACCGACCGGATGCGCGATTGGCGGAACACAGCACCGTGCCGGCGGAGTTCACGGCCGAATTGTTCGGCTATTTCCACGCCGGTGGCGGCGCTGAGAACATGCGGCGGTTGCTGGGGCGGATCGGGGATTATCTCGGCGCCTCCCTTCCCTCATCCGACCCGGCTGCGCCGGGCCACCTTCTCCCACCCATCTCGGGCTTGCCTGAGATGGGCAATTCTAAGTGCCAAAGTCGGCAACAGCCGACTTTGATGGGGGAGAAGGATGAGGCGGCGGCTTCGCCCTTCTCCCCTCCCATCTCGGGCTTGCCCGAGATGGGCAACCCTGAGTGTCAAAGTCGGCAACAGCCGACTTTGATGGGGAGAAGGTGCCGGCAGGCGGATGAGGGAAGGCGATATGCTTCCGAGCTCGCACCGCTTCCGCTCCCCTCGCTCTTCGCGCTCGGCGCGGGTGCAACGCCCGTCCCCTGGCGCGAGGCGCTCGCCGCCCTCCCCACTGACGCTCCGCTCGTCGCCATCCTGGTCTATCGCTCGGGTGTCAGCGCCGGCGACACGGCTATGGCCGAGGCGATCTCCGCGGCTCTCGCCGCCCGCGGCCACGCCCCGCTGATCCTGGCGCTCACCAGCCTGAAGGACCCCACTGTTACGGCGGAACTCGCGGCGCTGATCGCCCTGCGCAAGCCCGCGCTGATCGCCACCACCACCGCCTTCTCGGCTCGCGAGGGCGGCGATTTCGTGCTCGACGCCGCCGCTTGCCCGGTGCTGCAGGCCGTACCCGTCGGCAGCGCGCGCGAGGCCTGGAATGCCTCGCCGCGCGGTTTGTCGGCCGTCGATCTCGCAATGCAGGTGGCGCTGCCCGAATTCGACGGCAGGCTTGGAGCCATCCCCGTCGCGTTCAAGGCGGATGTGACGGATGCCGCGACCGGCCTCGTCATCCGCCGCCTCCTGCCCGATCCCGAAGGCATCGCGGCACTGGCCGATCTCGCCGCCGGCTGGATCGCGCTCGCGGCCAAGCCAGTAGCCGAGCGCAAGCTCGCGCTGGTGATGTCGGACTATCCCGCGCGCGGTGGCCGGGCCGGCTTCGCGGTCGGGCTCGACACGCCCGCCAGCGTGGCTGCGATCTCGGAGCTGCTGGCGGGAGCCGGGTACGATGCCGCTAGCCGTCATGGTGAGGATGGGCCTGAGCTCATGGCAGCGCTCACCACCGGCCCTGCCGATTTCACCGTCTCGCTCCCGGCCTATCGCGCCTGGCTCGACGGCATCCCCGTTACCGCCCGCGACGCACTTCTCGCCGCCCATGGCGAGCCAGAACCCGACGGCGACGCCTTCCGCTTCCGCACCATCCAGGCCGGCCATCTCACCATCGCATTGCAGCCGCCGCGCGATGCCACGCCCGACCGCAAGGCGCGCTATCACGATCCCGACGCCCCGCCGGGACATGCCTATCTCGCCTTCTATCTCGGCTTGCGCGAGACCCTGCGCATCGACGCGCTGATCCATCTCGGCACGCATGGCACCATGGAGTGGCTGCCGGGCAAGGCGGTCGCGCTCTCGCCCTCCTGCTGGCCGCGCCTGATCACCCAGGGCGTGCCGGTGATCTATCCTTATGTGGTCGATGATCCCGGCGAAGCCGCGCCCGCCAAGCGCCGGTTGTCGGCGATCACGCTCGGCCATCTGCCGCCTGAACTCGCCGAGACCGGGGCCGGCGGCGAAGTCGCACTGCTGCGCGACCTCGTCGAGGAGTTCTCGCAGGCGCAAGTGATGGACCCGCGCCGGGCTGAGATCGTCGCCCGCGAGATCCGTGAGCGCGCTGAAGCCAGCGGGCTCAGCGAGAGCTGCGGCGTCACGCCCGCCATGGAGATGAGCGAGGCGCTGACCCGGCTCGACGCGCAGCTCTGCGATATCGCCGAATTGCCCTTCCGCGACGGGCTGCACATTTTCGGACAAGCCGCGCACGATCCCGCCTCCTCTGACGCCGAGCGGACAAACCTGCTGCGCGCGCTCGATGGCCGCTTCGTGCCCCCCGGGCCTGCCGGCTCGCCGCATCGCGGCCGGCCCGATGTGCTGCCGACCGGGCGCAACCTCTCGACGCTGGACCCGCGCGCGATCCCGACACGCGCTGCAGCGAGACTGGGCGGCCTCGCCGCGCAGGCCGTGATTGCGCGCCATCTGCAGGAGCATGGCGACCATCCGCGCCGGATCGTGATGGATCTCTGGGCCTCGCCGACACTGCGTTCGGGCGGCGAGGATATCGCGCATGCGCTCGCCCTGATGGGCGTCGAGCCGCTCTGGGATCACGCCTCGACACGGGTGACGGGGTTTTCGATCATCCCTCAGCCGAAGCTGACGCATCCGCGCCTCGACGTGACGATCCGCATCTCCGGCGCCTTCCGCGACACGTTTCCCGGCCAGATCGCCCTGCTCGATGCGGCGGCCCGCGCGATTGCGGCCCTCGACGAGCCCGACGAGTGGAACGAGCCAGCCGCCGCGCAGCGCCGAGGTGAAGCAGGCGCGCGCATCTTCGGAGCAGCGCCCGGCCGCTATGGCGCGGCGATGGCCGACCGCGCCCTCGACGGCGACTGGACGATGCGCGACGAGCTCGCCGAAGCCTATCTCGCCGCCTCCAGCCATGCCTATGGCGGGGCAGAGGGCGCAGCGACAGCCGATGCGGGGTTCGCGGAACGCATCAGGGAGGCGCAGGCCTTCATCCATGTCAGCGACACGGCCGGGCGCGACATCTTGGAAGCCTCGAGCGCGGCCGACGTCATCGGCGGGCTTGCGGCGGCGGCCAAATCACTCGGCGCCAATCCCGCGCTCTACAGCCTCGATTCATCCAAACCCGAGGCACCGAAGGCGCGCACGCTGACTGAGGACATCGCCCGCATCGTCCATGGCCGCTTGACGCATCCGCGCTGGATTGCGGCGCAGCTCGCCCATGGCTGGCGCGGTGCAGCGGAACTGGCCGAGGCCGTCGATACGCTTTTCGTTTTCGCGGCAAGCACGGATGCCGTCGCGGATGGGCTGTTCGACGCCGTCTTCCAGGCCTATTGCGCCGATCCGACGATCTGGAGCGCGCTGGAAGCGGCAAATGCTCCCGCCGCCAACGCCATCCGCGCCCGGCTGAGCGATGCCGAGCGGCGCGGCCTGTGGACGAGCCGGCGCAATTCGGTCGCGGCCTTTCTGGCGCGGGCGGACGGCACTGTGACGCCGGCCGAGCCAAGCTCCCCCCTTCCCCCTGGTGGGGAAGGGGTGGGGATGGGGGGCGCTCCGCTTGGTGAGGGATTGACCCAGTCGTTCGCCCCCTACCCCTCCCCACAAGGGGGAGGGGTTCCCGCGCCTAAGATTACGACCAGCGTTCACTGGAAGGCCGCGGAATGA
- a CDS encoding precorrin-8X methylmutase, with protein MSTRYDYIQDGAAIYERSFSIIRAEADLSRFSGSAARVVVRMIHACGMTDLPDDVEMSEGFTRAAEAALRAGAPILCDAKMVANGVTRARLPARNEVVCTLDDPRTPGLAAELGTTRSAAAMELWRPQLAGALVVIGNAPTSLFRLLEMLDAGAPKPAAVIGIPVGFVGAAESKQALAGDGRMPFLVVHGRRGGSAMAAAAVNALAQEKE; from the coding sequence TTGAGCACGCGTTACGACTATATCCAGGACGGAGCCGCGATCTATGAGCGCTCCTTCTCGATCATCCGGGCGGAGGCCGATCTCTCGCGCTTTTCCGGCTCCGCCGCGCGCGTTGTGGTGCGGATGATCCATGCCTGCGGCATGACCGACCTGCCCGATGACGTCGAGATGTCCGAGGGCTTCACGCGCGCAGCCGAGGCGGCGTTGCGGGCCGGCGCACCGATTCTCTGCGACGCCAAGATGGTCGCCAATGGCGTGACGCGAGCCCGCCTGCCGGCGCGAAACGAGGTGGTTTGCACGCTCGACGATCCGCGCACGCCCGGTCTCGCCGCCGAGTTGGGCACGACGCGCTCGGCCGCTGCCATGGAATTGTGGCGGCCACAGCTTGCCGGGGCACTGGTGGTGATCGGCAATGCGCCGACCTCGCTGTTCCGGCTGCTGGAAATGCTCGATGCCGGCGCGCCGAAACCTGCCGCCGTGATCGGCATTCCGGTCGGCTTCGTCGGCGCGGCGGAATCGAAGCAGGCCTTGGCCGGGGATGGCCGCATGCCCTTCCTCGTCGTGCATGGACGGCGCGGCGGCTCGGCGATGGCGGCGGCAGCCGTCAATGCGCTGGCACAAGAGAAGGAATGA
- a CDS encoding nitrite reductase: protein MSAPSPDTLRRGWCPSTLKPMETGDGWLVRLHPPGAVLTPTQLIRIAALAREHGNGLIEISARGNMQLRGVTAQSHPALVAVLLGEHLVDEHDGDGPQRLTLISPLAGEGELINAAALAGAIETRGRLISGLPAKFLIIVDGGGTLSLDAFACDLRLVASAVDRIIIGLPDGSWRGPIAVADTVEAVETMLHRFAGHHAQAPQTIRRLRDLSPETLAALCDLPETDAPSPRFAPRRAGLFALGTGRFAAIAALPFGRCDAATLEALGRAAEAQGTRTLRLSPWRGLACLGLDEASARAWLGEADGLGLITQDEDPRLSVQACAGKPACLRAETEAMSDAARLAEAAAPLLARGLSLHVSACAKSCAHPGASDLTLVGREGRYDVVLHGTTRDQPVATLDLCDILRRLQPGQDLFARLSAAASGH from the coding sequence ATGAGCGCGCCCTCTCCGGACACGCTGCGGCGCGGCTGGTGCCCGAGTACGCTGAAGCCGATGGAGACAGGTGATGGCTGGCTGGTGCGGCTGCATCCGCCCGGAGCCGTGCTGACGCCCACGCAGCTCATTCGCATCGCCGCCCTGGCGCGCGAGCATGGCAACGGGCTGATTGAGATTTCCGCACGCGGCAACATGCAGCTGCGCGGGGTGACGGCTCAGAGCCACCCGGCGCTGGTCGCAGTGCTGCTGGGCGAACACCTCGTCGACGAGCATGACGGCGACGGTCCGCAGCGCCTGACGCTGATCTCGCCGCTGGCGGGAGAGGGCGAGCTGATCAATGCCGCAGCGCTGGCGGGCGCAATCGAAACGCGCGGGCGGCTCATTTCCGGCCTGCCGGCGAAATTCCTGATCATCGTCGATGGCGGAGGCACGCTCTCGCTCGACGCGTTCGCCTGCGATCTGCGGCTTGTGGCGAGCGCGGTCGACCGCATCATCATCGGCCTGCCTGACGGCTCATGGCGCGGGCCGATCGCCGTTGCGGATACGGTTGAGGCCGTCGAGACGATGCTGCATCGCTTCGCCGGACATCATGCACAGGCGCCGCAGACGATCCGCCGCCTGCGTGATCTGTCGCCCGAGACGCTCGCTGCTCTCTGCGACCTGCCCGAAACCGATGCGCCATCACCTCGCTTTGCACCCCGCCGCGCCGGCCTGTTCGCGCTCGGCACCGGCCGCTTCGCCGCCATCGCCGCCCTGCCCTTCGGCCGCTGCGACGCCGCCACGCTGGAGGCACTCGGCCGCGCCGCCGAGGCGCAAGGCACGCGCACTTTACGCCTCTCGCCCTGGCGTGGACTCGCTTGCCTCGGCCTGGACGAAGCCTCGGCGCGGGCCTGGCTCGGCGAGGCCGACGGCTTGGGCCTGATCACGCAAGACGAGGATCCGCGCCTCTCGGTCCAGGCCTGCGCCGGCAAGCCCGCCTGCCTGCGGGCCGAAACCGAGGCCATGAGCGACGCCGCGCGGCTCGCGGAGGCGGCCGCGCCGCTCTTGGCCCGGGGCCTGAGCCTGCATGTCTCCGCCTGCGCCAAATCCTGCGCCCATCCGGGCGCCTCCGACCTCACCTTGGTCGGCCGGGAGGGGCGTTATGACGTGGTTCTCCACGGCACGACGCGCGATCAGCCCGTCGCGACGCTTGACCTTTGCGACATCCTGCGGCGTCTGCAGCCGGGACAGGATCTTTTCGCCCGCCTGAGTGCGGCGGCTTCGGGACATTAG
- a CDS encoding CbtB domain-containing protein, with translation MNTSASLSTSAGVSERAKAALAALLLGSVLIFTVGFAHSSSVHNAAHDTRHTLAFPCH, from the coding sequence ATGAACACCTCCGCTTCGCTTTCGACTTCGGCCGGCGTTTCCGAACGCGCCAAGGCCGCACTGGCCGCCCTGCTGCTCGGCAGCGTGCTGATCTTCACGGTCGGCTTCGCGCATTCGAGCAGCGTCCACAACGCCGCCCACGACACGCGCCACACACTCGCCTTCCCCTGCCACTGA
- the cobW gene encoding cobalamin biosynthesis protein CobW — protein sequence MTASLAKVPCTIITGFLGAGKTTLVRHLLENAGGKRLAVLVNEFGDLGFDGSFLAGCGIEGCTEADVVELPNGCICCTVADDFVPALEKLLNRPNPPEHILIETSGLALPKPLVTAFNWPAIRSRVTVDGVIAVVDGPAVAEGQFADDPEATAAQAAQDASVEHDNPLEEVFEDQILCADLILLNKSDLVDAEARARVIAEIREHLPKAIKIVETSHGKVEPALIVGLNAAAESDLAARPSHHGEGEDHDHDDFDSVSLPLPAGLSPETLSARMGKAAEAEGVLRLKGFTAVPGKPMRLVVQGVGRRVSHHFDRAWGADEARDGRLVVIGLKGFDRTAVEAALAG from the coding sequence ATGACTGCCTCCCTGGCCAAAGTGCCCTGCACCATCATCACCGGCTTCCTGGGCGCCGGAAAAACCACGCTGGTGCGCCATCTGCTCGAGAACGCCGGGGGCAAGCGCCTCGCCGTGCTCGTCAACGAATTCGGCGATCTCGGCTTCGACGGCTCCTTCCTCGCCGGCTGCGGCATCGAAGGCTGCACGGAAGCGGATGTGGTGGAGCTGCCCAATGGCTGCATCTGCTGCACCGTCGCCGACGATTTCGTGCCGGCGCTGGAAAAGCTGCTGAACCGGCCGAACCCGCCCGAGCACATCCTGATCGAGACCTCGGGTTTGGCTCTGCCGAAGCCGCTGGTGACGGCCTTCAACTGGCCGGCGATCCGCTCGCGCGTCACGGTCGATGGCGTCATCGCGGTAGTCGACGGGCCGGCTGTGGCCGAGGGCCAGTTCGCCGACGATCCCGAGGCGACGGCCGCTCAAGCTGCGCAGGATGCATCGGTCGAGCACGACAACCCGCTGGAGGAGGTCTTCGAGGACCAGATCCTCTGTGCCGACCTGATCCTGCTCAACAAGAGCGATCTCGTCGACGCAGAAGCCAGGGCCCGCGTCATCGCCGAAATCAGGGAGCACCTGCCAAAGGCGATCAAGATCGTCGAGACCTCGCATGGCAAGGTCGAGCCGGCGTTGATCGTGGGGTTGAACGCCGCCGCCGAGAGCGATCTCGCAGCGCGCCCCTCGCATCACGGCGAGGGCGAGGACCATGACCATGACGATTTCGACTCGGTCTCGCTGCCGCTGCCGGCCGGCCTCTCGCCGGAAACCCTCTCGGCCCGCATGGGCAAGGCCGCCGAGGCCGAGGGCGTGCTCCGGCTGAAGGGCTTCACCGCCGTGCCGGGCAAGCCGATGCGCCTCGTCGTGCAGGGCGTCGGCCGCCGCGTCAGCCATCATTTCGACCGGGCCTGGGGCGCGGACGAAGCGCGCGACGGCCGGCTCGTCGTGATCGGCCTCAAGGGCTTCGACCGCACCGCCGTGGAGGCCGCGCTCGCGGGCTGA
- a CDS encoding cobalt-precorrin-6A reductase, which yields MTVLILGGTSEAAALDQHLAEQAPDIRAIISLAGHTVDPRPSNLPVRVGGFGGIEGLRDYLREEGIIAVIDATHPFAAIMPFNAEHACKAEGVPLLAIRRKPWIRCPGDRWRSVLDMQGAVEALGDEPKRVFLTVGRLELPAFADAPRHRYLVRVIEPIGDRLPLHDVTVIQQRGPFHADDEEDLMRREGVEILVSKNSGGDATAGKLVAARRLGLPVIMVERPPKPDVEAVEHIDQVLPWLVAQGLFVTERGV from the coding sequence ATGACCGTGCTCATTCTTGGTGGAACCAGCGAAGCGGCGGCGCTTGATCAGCATCTGGCTGAACAGGCCCCCGATATTCGCGCCATCATCTCCTTGGCCGGCCATACAGTCGACCCCCGCCCGTCGAACCTGCCGGTTCGGGTCGGGGGCTTCGGCGGCATCGAGGGCCTGCGCGACTATCTGCGCGAGGAGGGCATCATCGCCGTCATCGATGCGACGCATCCCTTTGCCGCGATCATGCCCTTCAACGCCGAGCACGCCTGCAAGGCCGAGGGCGTGCCGCTGCTCGCCATCCGCCGCAAGCCCTGGATACGGTGCCCTGGCGATCGCTGGCGCTCCGTGCTCGATATGCAGGGCGCGGTCGAGGCGCTGGGGGACGAGCCGAAGCGCGTCTTCCTGACTGTCGGCCGCCTCGAACTTCCGGCCTTCGCCGACGCGCCGCGCCATCGCTATCTGGTCCGCGTCATCGAGCCGATCGGCGACCGCCTGCCGCTGCACGACGTCACCGTGATCCAGCAGCGCGGGCCTTTCCACGCCGATGACGAGGAGGATCTGATGCGCCGCGAGGGTGTCGAGATCCTCGTCAGCAAGAATTCGGGCGGCGATGCCACAGCCGGCAAGCTCGTCGCCGCGCGCCGGCTCGGCTTGCCGGTGATCATGGTCGAGCGGCCGCCGAAGCCCGATGTCGAGGCTGTCGAGCATATCGATCAGGTCCTGCCCTGGCTGGTGGCGCAGGGACTCTTCGTCACCGAACGCGGCGTATAG